From the genome of Prunus persica cultivar Lovell chromosome G8, Prunus_persica_NCBIv2, whole genome shotgun sequence:
ACAAATGTTCATACCATTTACTAGAAGTTAACAAATATTCATACCACTTATAGATAAACAAATTGTATACTACAAATCAACTTACCAGCTTTGGTAATTCCAATACCACTATCAATAATATTCAAggtattgttgtttttgtcAGGGATAAAGAGCTCTGGCTGACCATCGAGCTTGCTCTTGTCAATTATAATCTCAAATCTAATCTTGTCAAGAGCCTACAAACACAGCATGACATAATGAGCCAAAGgaaattcaattcaaacaaaaaacattatCGAAAAAACTTATTCTCTTCAGTCCAAAGACCCCTTTTCAAATGCAGCTTTTCACAACAAGCAGACCTCACCATCTTATCTGTGTTAATCCAATATTGCACTTAAAATcctaaaaacaaagaaagcagaaaacaaaaaggaaatgatAAACAAAACCAGGCTCCGATTATAAAGAGAGATGAAACtgattcaatttcaattaactCTGCTTATGCAGATGCTTACTGAAAGAGAGATGTGAGATGAGAAGAGGAAAGGTACTGGTTTAAAGTATGACAAGTGTGGAGGCAAGAAAAGCATGAGGCTGACGAAATGGCATCTTCACATTAACGGCTTGAcatgaaaatatgaaataaaaatcagTCTTCCATCCTCATATGCTTGGCTCCTGGAGACCCTTTGAGTCTTGGTTCAAATTGGGTGAATTATTTGGTTCAACTTAGATTAAATCTAAGTAAAAAGCATAAATAATTGATAGTTTAGATTATTCTGCCTTTGTGGAAAAGCAAATGACCAGTGCTTTAGTTTGTGATTAATCACAAGTTTGATGAGACCACCTATTTTAAACAAAAGGGTCAACTAATTAAGATATTAACTTGAAACATGCATATGAGGCACACACAAAGCTGTAATCACCATGTTTGCGTGATATGCATGTGGCAGTAGAAATCTATCCTACCAAGTGCTTTATAACTTTTCTGTGTCAAATGCACTTGTCAGGCACTGAAATATTGGATCCTTTATGATGTAaatataagaagaagaaaaacaatcaGAAACTCGAGTAATAGTTTTCTGTTTTCAGTAAGTCCTACATCGGAAAAGAATAAAACGAGGCTTTTCCACATCAATTTAGCAAGAGACAAGAACACTAAAGactttttataaagaaatttgaaaagcATGCAAATAAACCTTCTAAGGAAATACctgataattaattattttaaattctgagaatatttgaaaattagaATAGAAAACACTCAATTTTAGGGTGAGCCAAACACGGAATCTGAAGGCCATGATTTTCTATGAAAGGCTTACCTTAGTGATAGAAAAccattattctttctttcaatcaGTCCTACCGGAACCGAGCCTGTGAACTTGTTTTTCTCCAAGTTTCTGCAAAGATCGAATCTATCACGGTGCTTTCTAACAAATTAAGCATTTACAGTACTTTAGACATATAACCAAATAACTTACAGGATAGTCAAATTCTGGAATTTAGACAAAATTTTTGGAATTGATCCTGTTAAGTTTTTTGATAGATCCCTGAAATCATAAGCAGCTCAATTCATTTACATTAAACGGAATTGTCTACCTTCTCATTACATTAGCAAACGTAGTAAGACCACTTACAAAGACTGTATCATTGTGAGATTGGATATAGAAGCAGCTATCTCCCCTCTTAAGCCACTCGAGGACAAGTGCTCAAAAGAGGAACCAAAAGCTATGACAGAATCAACAATCAGagcaaaggaagaaaaaagaaattctagGCAGCAATGTAGTTGAAGGTTTGTACCTTGCACACGTCTCCAGATCTACGATATGCAACATCTGGCTTTGGAAGAATCGTCGTCGTCGGCGTCAGTGAATAGGAGATCCGGGTTGAAAATCGGGAACACCAAACGGACTTGGTAATTTTGGAATATGTCGTCGCTGAAAATCGCGATCTATCGGGGTTAGTGCAGGCGAAAGAGAAATCGTCTTCATCTTCATTCTTCTCGCACTCACTACCGTCGTCGGCGTTCTGAACACCTTCGTTCTCTTCCATTTCCggcttctccttctctttatCTAAAGTTGCAGTTTTAGGGTTACCGAATTCGAATAACTACTATAACCAGCGACTTCGAGCTTGGAGTTGAAATATACAAAGAGCTGCTCGCATTCAAAATTTGTTCTTCATATCCCTATCATAGCTGGCGAGTTTTGGGCctatttcaaaaaattcaaacgaAAAGGTCAAAGCCgtaatctaacatagaaattaaatCCAAAAATCGACAGCTGtcgatttttgggtttattttgggtgtgtttctatgtTTTAAATAGTGTAGGGTATATTTATAGTTTCATGTTTAGGAATGGGTGTTTcactaattttgtaaaaaatgtATGCAACAATTTACAATTACGTTAGATAAATTGATTGTTGTCATGGCATTGGTATGGTTGTCGGAGAGGAGAATGATGAAGTTGTGGGAGACTtttatttcactaaaaaagtaagaaaattATAGTTAATTACCAAATTACATATACATGATAAGCAagcattaaattaaattaagtgGTCAAATTGTATAACGTGGTCTTGTTGGGGGCACGTAGGAAGAAATTGGTCTAATGATATATGCATGTGGATGAGGATGCGGGGAGCAAAAGAAACGTAGAGATTACTTGATCACCATAACATGCAAAAATGGTTGAATATATAAATGAAAGGTGCTATGAAACCCTTATTAAATCTCTGATTCTGAATCTGATGGGGACCATTCACCAGAAATTTTAAGAACCAAATAAAGTGTAGAATTGACTGCCAACCTGAATGATAGTGACAGTGCATGGCTTTGGAAAATGGATCCAAATGCATGATTACTTTTCCACTGAATTGACACCAGAAAGGGCCTTTCATTTCTTACCAAAAGTTTTTAGAGTTTGGGACTTTGCTTAAAGAATTGATCAAACCCAATGATATACGACTAGGGCCTGGGCCAATATAAACCAATGTGGGCTTCAAATGCTGGTCCAAaacctaaaataaaaacaatctGTTGAGAGTGGGATTTGAACCCACGCCCTTTCGGACCAGAACCTTAATCTGGCGCCTTAGACCAACTCGGCCATCTCAACGGTTGATACATGGTTTCTaagtctttatatatatactattgtATCGTGGTCGCTTTTTGAGATCCTGACGGCTGATTGTATGTCTGAGTCACCATAAAGGAGAAGAGATATTATTCGAAGTAAAAAGGCAAACCTGCAGattaaataaagagaaacCACATGCTCTACTAAGCTGTCTGTTCCAATATCCATCCAAAATACCACAGCCCATCATTCTACAGTCTAcaatgctctctctctctctctctctccaaaccaaaccaattatTATCTAAATCTACCGGCTACCGGAATAAAGTATGGTTCTTGGTTGCTCTAACGGTCAGAAAAGCAGAGACCATGATCAGAATACTATTATAcaccaacccaaaaaaaaaggaaatcatCATTGTTTGATCATTAGCTGACCTCTTTCCAAATTTCTATTAAGGAAATGACTTGGGAGCTTATATTCATCCAACTTTtgcttaaaaagaaaaaagcatcaagttttgaaattttttgctcCATTGACAAAACAGTAACTGGGTTGACATTAGAAATTAGAAGAGTGAGTGTGACAGTGTCCAAATAAATAACATTTACCCAAacccaaatttcaatttttttaatttttcactcTGCAGACTGTTCTGCGCTCTGTAGATGCAAGTAGCAAAGAGTATAAACCAACATATCTGCATCTGTAGCCATCACAAGTTACCAACATAGCATGCCGCTAACAGAAACTGTCATTCAATTAATGCTGCAGTGTCTACATGCCAAGATTTAAAGCCTAATAGCAGATTCACGGACCAACTGCAGGCTGCGGCAAATGAAagttaaaagaagaagaagaagaaaaaaatgcttAAAGGGAGAAGAGACAGACACCTCATCCTCATGCTGTACAGAGGAAAATCACAAATGAAACCTTGTCACTTAGCAGCACATGCAGAGCTGTATTACCATAGCAGCTTCCAATTGTATTTGGCACTTTGTGTTTCTGTCCCCACCACCACTTTCTCTCACAAGACACTTTTAATCCCCTACTTATTCTCTCCAGCTCTTTACTCTTCCacccccttctctctctctctccccaaaaGACACATTTATTGAACTTCCCTTACTATTGTCAAGTGTAGAATTTGATTGATTATATCATCATTTAATGGCTTCCTTTTGCTCATTCTTGGCAATGTTCATGATCTTCATGGCTTCCCATTCTTCCCTTGCCTTGGAATCTCAACCAGAAACTCAGTTTTCAAGTATATCTGCTGCACCAGCATTGCTTCCAGGTGCTCCtctatcttcttctccaacctTATCTCCAGATATTTCTCCTTTATTTCCTTCTCCTGGTGGTGTGCCACTTTCTCCAGCCGAGTCATCTCTGCCCACCATCCCATCAAGCCCGAGCCCTCCAAATCCAGAGGACACAGTCGCTCCTGGACCAGGATTGGCTTTTGCACCATCAGGGTCTCTGCCAGTTTCCCATTCATCTCCTGTAACTTCATCTCTGCCTCTGAAtgtgattttgtttcttggcTTGCTGGTTTGCTCGTTTGTGTAATGCTTATTTCTGGTGTGGTGTGTGGAGTGTGATGTGAGAGATTTTGTGgtaattggaaagaaaaaaaaaaaagcaatgtTGGTGGAAAGCTTCAATTATTGTTAATTCATAGTGGTTTCCACTTTATGTTTGTAAACTATTTTCGTTAAACTATGTAGAATGCTTTAGTGTGTGATGTTAGGTAAATGCAGTTCGTGGCATTGTTATGGATTGTGATAGGATATTGTATccaaaatttttttagaaaaataaaagttgtaAGCCTTTCAGTCTTGTACTTTACTGCTTCCATTCTTTTaccttcctctctctcaatgCATAATTATTGTTTCAGTTTTGATCTTTCTTTCACCTCTCTTGTTACGAGTCTTATGaattgaagaacaaaaaaaaccttcaTTCTACTAGATTCTATTCATAAATAAGAATCTGAACCATAAGAACCATTGATTTTGATTGATCATTGTGTCTGCTGCAAAGACGCATAACTTTATATATTCACCAAAGAATCTtgtacaaaatcaaaattatatttgagtAAAGACAATAATTGAGTTACAGGCAATGCAAATAACACAGAAAGAATATCAAAATGTTAGAGCTATTTCAAAGATAACACTTCAAATTCCTAACTTAAAATAAAGGGGAAAGGCCCCTATAATCGATATAGACATCTAAGTAAACTGTGTACTACAAATTATACATTATTACAAACATGTAAACATACATCTAGAGTGCAACAATTGTAGGATGAAACTTTGGAGACCTGTTAAACAACTTCCTTAAAAATGTCCCTGTGAATTTGTTGCACTCAGAGGGGCTCGAATTTTTAGGTGATTCTCTGGCAAGGCACTTCTTTCTTAGCTCCACATTCTCCTCTTTGAGCATATCCACAGCTAAACTTAACTGTCTTAttacctctctcttctcttcatctttctgCTTTATTTGATCCTTTTGGATTCTGTTCTCTTCCTCAAGCTTCTCTATTACTTCCCTTAACTTCCTCACCTCATCATCACTAACCCCACCCGAAGCCTTCTCTTTCATTTCTTCATCAACTTGGGTTTCATCATCCGGTTCCGGATCATCAACTTCAGACTCGGAGTACTCCTCAGGTTCAAAAGTTTCGGAGTGGCTATCAAAGTTCAGATCCACCACGCTCATTGACTTCTCAGACTGGCATTTGGAGGAAGAGAATGGAGACCCTAATGTTGTCAGGAGACGAGTTCCTGGATCTGACTTAAGTTGATCATATCGCTCAGCCAATGACCGGTGAGCTCGATAAAATTCTTCAACCATGCTGATTAGCTGCGGCCGCTTCTTGTAATACATCTCTGCACGTTGAGCAAAGGAATCTGCATCTTCCTGAATCAGCTTTAGTATGTCCTCTGTCTTATGCTCTAGGTCTGCCATTGAAGGAAAGAGACATCCACCAATCATTTAGTGACGTGAAAACATGAACAAATTGGTAAATGATACAACTTCACTTAGGGAGAAACTATTGCAACCTGGGAAGCATCCATGAAAATTCTAATCTGAGATCATGTTACTGCTTGCCACTCCCAAGAGTtgttgaccaaaaataaaacagcaaGTAGAAAggagaacaaaaataatggggagattcatatttttattagaGAGTCCCACGGCCCCTCTTAACTTTCTTTGTTCTTGTACAATATGTATTATGTTCCTAAGAAAGGTTGTTTTGAAAATAACTAGATTCCAGTGGGTCCAAAACAAGATGAGGCCATAAACATAAACAGTAGATATAAAGTCTATGGAGAAATCATTCATAGAAAGGTAAATATAAAAAGACTTTAACAATGTCTTTGGAGGGTGGACCTTAGTATCCTAATCTGCAGTGAGGTGAGGACCACCACCACAACTCCTTGCATAATACAATCATCAAAACACTGACTTTATATATCACGTCTAAGAGCCAGAGCCATAAGAT
Proteins encoded in this window:
- the LOC109950543 gene encoding classical arabinogalactan protein 26; the encoded protein is MASFCSFLAMFMIFMASHSSLALESQPETQFSSISAAPALLPGAPLSSSPTLSPDISPLFPSPGGVPLSPAESSLPTIPSSPSPPNPEDTVAPGPGLAFAPSGSLPVSHSSPVTSSLPLNVILFLGLLVCSFV
- the LOC18768986 gene encoding protein NETWORKED 3A is translated as MTRQQTTHWWLYDSHSNSRRSPWLQTTLADLEHKTEDILKLIQEDADSFAQRAEMYYKKRPQLISMVEEFYRAHRSLAERYDQLKSDPGTRLLTTLGSPFSSSKCQSEKSMSVVDLNFDSHSETFEPEEYSESEVDDPEPDDETQVDEEMKEKASGGVSDDEVRKLREVIEKLEEENRIQKDQIKQKDEEKREVIRQLSLAVDMLKEENVELRKKCLARESPKNSSPSECNKFTGTFLRKLFNRSPKFHPTIVAL